The DNA window acaatatttatcagatcattattaaaataagacaatactaTCTTGATAGTATacgctttcaaataaaataactattaaaagcggttaaaatttaacggagctattaagaaaaaaatattaaaatttttatcccatttcccggaggaaactttttgtttatcgggaaAATTACTATATGTTGATTagaaatatcagctaccactataccaaatttttcGAGAAAtgcctggacagacagacagacagacggtcaaaaattaatttcaaaatatattaaatgtacagaaatcttcttattataggtatagaatagaatagtatAGTGTAGTATAGATAGAAAGTAGCATTTGCTCATATGCTCTGcgtcaagttaattggttgcttaattaaaGCGAAAAGGAATGATAAACagagacactttcgcatttataataatagtaaggatAGTAAGGATAATGTAACGTAAAAGGTATACTCGGTGAAAAGCAGAAGCATCTGTATGGGGTAATTTATAGTTCTTTCTTGGATccttaaactccacaccaaacagaccttcgagtataagtatttaagaaattaaattacaccatacataaattctcctgcttttcgcggatatagcaaatgaagctttattttcataatatatcatggaattccgcaaggtgacgcctgcttctatccaatataatttCATCAGTTAATGTTAttaacgttttaaataataaaacttgtgTTTGACTagctcatatttttttatttagattttttttcaggtccttaataacaaatttattttcatacttttATATTAACCCAGCATTTCGGGGTTTTCGGGTGTTTCGGGTGTTTCAGAACTTTCAGGACTTTCAAGGCTGTTAGCGCCATTCACAGTGATCTCATTACCGATATTTGCTGTTTGGCGAATGTTTTGATTTACGATTACATCATTGATTTCTATTTTGAATTGGACAATAGGACGCCCATCTATGGCACTTAATTCGGGGCTTGATTCATCGATGATCGCTGGACCCACAGAAATAGGACTATCTTGATCGATGATGGCGGGTCCAACTGAGTTTGGTGGCGAGAAAATGGCCGGTCCAACCCAAAAAGGCGGCATGACAAACGCAGGGCCAACTGAAATTGGGCTCTTTTCATCGACGATTGCGGGGCCTACAGAGATGGGGCTATCTTCATCGACAATCGCGGGGCCTACAGAGATGGGGATATCTTCATCGACGATTGCTGGTCCGACTGAGACTGAGTTATCTTGATCGATGATAGCAGGTCCAATTGAGATAGTACGGCTTAAGGGGCTAGCGAAGGCCACGCCAACGAAGGCAACGGTAAGGATTAAAAGTTTCATATCTGACCTGGAGATAAaggaaatacatattatattaattacacaGTTCCAACTCTGCATCACTCAGTTAAATTAGTTTAGCACAGTGTTGTTTTAAAAAACGGATTAAGGGTtggtatagttttaataaaattttacccCGAATAGGTTATTCTGCTACCATCCTAGATTGCACtattatacatacaaaaaacgAGAAACGTGAAAGTTGTTGTAGTGATCAAACGAcaaccaaataaacaaactaacataaatttataacatgAGTGCGGGGTAAGGATAAGAGGCAATAGCCTCACACTTCGGTTTCCCTTTCGGGAGTGTTTATCTACCAAGTTTTATCCCCGACACGCTAAcctaacttttctgagtaatGTGAAggttttacggtgaaggaaacatcgtaaCGAAACCTACCTACATTTCTAAGAgttgtaagtaattttttttacggaCGACTCTCAGACATGGCATCAGACATCACATTTTAAAGGCATGTCAAATCTACCGATCTGCAGCTTGGCCAGCCACTGCAGCCAGACTTGGTGTTGGTGTtttttgaagtaatacttcttttcGCGCGttggggaaaaattatgagggtAAGTTTTTACGATGTGCGCGCAATCCGtctaaaaaaccgacaccctgaacttagctataaggtttgacagtgtacactttcaattgtcaaagtctgagGGTtaattccggtgatttaattgattaaattgtacaaaaatcgcaaattttaatattgagtgaaacttggtcgTCCGATAATGACTCTATtagtattcaaaatttaataatgtttattatgtccatttcattagttataaataaataaatatactacacgtagcttgtgttatgggtactaagacgcctgatgaatatttttatgaataatatatataaatataaacatccaACCACTGaaacattaaaacattaagTTACAACATTaatacatcacacaaacattttcttgttgtgggaatcgaacccacggccttagggccagaaagcagggtagctgcccactgcgcctatcggccgtcgTAGAAATTATGTAGAAACTTTTTTattgagatatttaaataaactttatttaacaagacgttataataaaagtttcgatgtataaaataccttttttctaatGTTAGTTTTTTCTAACaacgtagaataaggtgaatgataaaatttttgaaaagatttttatcttgttaagccaaagaagtataacttcttacgcgtgtacacacacgttcttttttaaattttcacgaTGATTCAAACCTTCCTGAAACAAGACTTGTTACACAATGAGTCCTGTTATTTAATAGGAAACCCTGTGAACCCCCGGTCCTATTAAGCAATATCATGTTTTTTCATTAGCAATCAAATTGAACAAACACTAATTTTGACAATTCCAAATTTAAGTCGACATCACTAATAATGACATCTGTCAAAACCTTTCAACAAGCTTAAAAAAAGAGATAAATCCATTGTCTATACATACCTTTTACTATTGTAAATTGTCTGAGTGTGACTGTGTACATTTAGATTTATCTTcccgttttattttataatttatcttacTAGTTGTAAATAACTCATTCTTATTTATTGCTCTTGATAACAATTACTAGAACTAATAATCATTAGCTTAACTAATGATAAGTTTTGATTAACACAGTAATTCTTTCCCAGTATCCTAGGATACTGGGATTCTAGTAAACTGGGTAGTACTAGGATACTCAGATTTTTCCCCGAGAATAATAGtgaattttctaaaataatagcGCATTATAGCTCTTTCCTGCAATAGGAAGCAGCCTAAATATTTGCTGTATAATATagagtacattattttactagtaaAGCCTTTCATACCTATATTGAAGGAGTTGcgaaaaatatgaaatccgccattttgtggcggcggccatcttttatcgattttcatcaaacaaagctaagaacactcctaaATAAAATCGGTGCAtctgttcgggaaatacgatgccacagacacagaAAATTTATTTCGTACTCCGCAAATTCATCTCTTAAAAACAAAGTGACGTtccttaattatattttcagcTGACCCAGGCAACTTCCTCTGCGCCAAATCGGTTATAACGTGTTACAATTGTTTTTCCATGTgcgaaaatatgtttaatttaatttaaaaaaaattacattaggtTATGTTTGTAAAAATGGGGGTGAAactgaaattaaagttttatatttattacagctATAACACGGATTTCTTTTAATCACGAGTAACTAAGTATCTTCTAGGCAGGCGCGATCAATCTTTGGCCGCTTCTTACCTATCCATCAGGGGTGATTGCAGATAAGCACTTGtctatgaacaaaaaaaaaaaaaaaactcggctACTTTATACGCAAGAAAGTCCCAAACCTTATCAAGTTTGGTCACTCAGGTAGCAAAAGAAAGGGTAAAAACCCTTGCGAACTCCTTTAAATGCGAACAAAGTCTTGAGTACCTACACGTTAAACATAATTGTGTTAATCAAAACTTAATCTAATATGTTATGTACAAGTCATCtcgataataattttatctggAGCAATAAATAAGGATTAACTATTTACAGCTAATAAGTAAgataaacaatgaaataaaaaggaatatttttttaaactgccaCAGTCTGATTATTAACATCAACAATAATAAAaggtatgtaatgtaaatttcatttaaatttatttcttttaaggGTTTCCTTACCCAAATTTCGGATAGTTATTTCTCCAAAAgaaaaagttgtgaaaaaaaagttACCCATGATCATTAATACTATTACACTCCACCAACtgcaattaaatatacatatatatatatatatatatatatatatatatatatatatatatgaatgtatatttaattatatattattattagttatatatatatatatatatatatatatatatataacataaccttttaatctattaaaaacttaagtacataatttagcGCTTTTGTAAAACGCTACTAAGCATGCAGAGTTAAAACtgtgcaattaataaaatacgtatTTCCATTTCCTCCAGGTCAGATATGAAGTTCTTGCTCCTTACCGTTGCCTTCCTGGGCGTGGCTTTCGCCAGCCCCTTAAGCCGTGCTATTTCAATTGGACCTGCTATCGTCGAACAAGATAGCCCGATCTTAGTTGGACCTGCGATCGTCGATGAAGAGAGCTCCATCTCCGTAGGCCCCGCAATAGTCGAAGAAGAAAGCCCCATCTCTGTAGGCCCCGCGATCGTCGAGGAAGAAAACCCCATCTCTGTAGGCCCCGCAATCGTCGAAGAAGAAAGCCCCATCTCCGTAGGCCCCGCAATCGTCGAAGAAGAAAGCCCCATCTCCGTAGGCCCCGCAATCGTCGAAGAAGAAAGCCCCATCTCTGTAGGCCCCGCGATCGTCGACGAAGAAAATGAGACTGAATCCAGTGGAATAGATGGAAATTCCGTTATccaattcataataaaaatcagTGAAGTAATCATTAATCAAAACATTGACCAAGCAGCAAATATTGGTAATAAAATCATTGTGAATGGAATTGAAAAGCTTGAAACCCCCGATGAACCcgaaaagttgtaaaaaaaaataatttaattacacgTGTATTACAATATTGCTGTTGCTTTAACtgataagcttttatttaattgataagcttttatttttattataatttagtaaaattacgtttttatttttttaacaaaatatttattgaggAAAGCTAGATTCTACAGCCTTCCTcaataaagagattttttcaATTGGCAGtttcaaatatacaaacacaaacatacaaacaaattgttCAGTTTTATGAtaagtatatacagtggcgtgcaaagaggggtatgcagatgatacaaaatgaagaaaatctccagtacgagtaataaatacttaagggtaggctttttataactcttaccgAAGCCTATCACTAAGTTTTTAATAGCttgtactggacattttcttgattttatattatcttcataccctgtgcataccctgtatgcacgccactgagtatataatatattaaagacaTGTAATTACCATCCCTGGGATCTACTGAGCTGAACTGAAATGTGAGTGGAGTCTCAATCCAAAGTCCTACCTAGTTGCTAGTAAGAATATATTAGCGTAAATTATCGATGGTAGATTAAGCCCCTGTACCTGATACCCTGTAAATGACTGCACCGATAACGTGTAGCACAGTACCATTATTAGTCGATAGCGATAACTGATTAACTTTGACCCCACTACATCGGAAGTTTGAAAGAGTATTGAAGAGTAGTAATCGCCAAAGTAAGAAttgaaatcgcattgttagttgatttcaATGCAGAAGGTTAACCAAGTAAATTCTTAAATCTTAAATCTTTAAcgatacttaatttaataagcCTTAAGTGAGAGGCTTTCTGCTGTCtgctgagaagaagccggcaagaaactcagcaatgcTCGTTTCCAACtttaacaatttaacattcatttttctttcttgtgagagatgaaagcgtagcCGGATGATTCCacgcaaccttgtcattaagaaaatcatcaattgtatagtaacctcgctgtaataaatgtgttgtaacatattctttaaatttatgcattgttaggtccaaaattactttaggactcatattataataaaagtgtactcaATCCCACACAAATGAGTGCTGTAACTTTCTCAGTCGATTtccagatgacactaatttatgatcatttattgtatgttgtttgtttatatccactttttgtttatatagataattattatgtcttacaaatactatattattataaatatattatgaagctacagtaagtattcctactttttttatttctcacggagggattcgttTTGAGAGACTAATTCCTTTCGAATAAATAGGTGACGATTATGCTAGACTTAATGAAAAGGATAACTCTTGTTTTCTTTTTGTGATTGCAAGGATATATTTTTCTCGgctattaaaaataagatacCTTGAACTCAAAAGCaaggtcgctacccactgcgccaatcggccgtcgattgTTTTTGAATGGAAATCTTCTTATTATTATCTCATAAAAGTTGTTTAATATcaattactagctgtcccggcgaacttcgtaccgcgaaacaattttttttatgaataatatattttaatactttttatcgtaTTACGGACTAAGAATAatctaaaaaatcaaatatcataaaaatttcttttttccATTATAAGTAGCCCTAAAACACATAGAATAGGGTTAGTGCCCTTTTTGTGCGACGCTATGCTTTCGTATCTATATGAACATAAACAAACCGAAATCTACTACTTACTgataaaagtattaatattaatttatacccACTGCTTTTCTTGCCACTACTGACAAGAGAAGTTATTTATTACGAATCGATACGAGTAGATAGTGATAAATTAATACGATCCCAGGAAATATGCGAATGATAAAACTTGGGCCAAGTTTCGATTTCTTCATTTTCTGATGGGccattttcatttgttaatgCATAAATAATTAAGCACTCTTACGATATGAAggaagaaggctcagagtcactcagcgagcgatggaaagagcgatcttaggagtatctctacgtgtaaaatgaggagatccgtagaagaactaaagtcaccgacagctcaacgagtcgcgaagctgaagtggcaataggcggggaCATAGCTCGGGGAAATTAAGGACTGCAATAGCGAGTTATTTGACCTTCAACGAGGTGGATGGAgcaacgagtcgctgggagccgctggaaacaagcggcccggaATCGTGGATTTTTGAACTTCCTACAAAATCGTCACTCGGTCACTCGGTTGAAGTAATGAATAATTGAACAGATGTCACACTGCCCCGCCCATTGCGATTACAGCTTCACAATTCAGTAGCTACGTCGGAAGGCTTTGATAAAGAGCCATTTCCAGGTTAGCGTATTTCCGCCTGTGGTTTCTATTTCCATGAACACGTACAATCAGGTGAGACCgttgtcaagggctaacttgttataaaataaaataattttaataggtaGTTGGAACTCAAAATATTTCGTGTTCAAGTTTTACCCAAAACACTGTTACCGGTGGGGGACATActcgtagctcggagaaccgatggacgtttgggtTCCAAGGTcttggagtggcaaccccgcaccggtaaacacagcgttgggCGACCCCAAACCAGgtcgacagacgacatcaagcgagtcgcggggagccgctggatacaagcggtccaaaatcgtggagtttggaacgccctataaaagacctatatccagcagtggacgtcaatcggttgatttgatgatgatgatgatgatgatgagaatatGCCTCTCGGAAAGGATACAGTAACTTTCTGAAGAAACGGTGTGGAACCTAAGATGTTGTATCTACCTCCATGCGTACTATGTGCTCCTAGTATCACATTTCgtactgacggccgattggcgcagttgacAGCGCTCCTGCTTTCTGACTCtaaggctatgggttcgattcccacaactggaatatgtttttATGGGTAtcgtgtctgggtatttatctgtaggtatattattagtattcatgtatattataggaagcggtgatagtctagtgggtaAAAGTTCGGCTTTGTTTTCGTGGAGACCGATTTTGAGTCCCGGCACACACGTTtttattcaagcaatttaaattcaCTTGCCttaatcggtgaaggaaaacatcgtgaggaaacctgcatgcctgagagttctccataatattctcaacgtcatgtgaagtctaccaatccgcactttgccagcgtggtagactacggccttaactcttcttattctgagaggagacccgtgtcctgtggtgggcagttgcgtgcacttcatacacgcacaaaagcactgtttACCCTTTAAACTTGTAGGGGCTGACTAGGCATTGCGCGGAATATTGTAGGGGCTGACTAAGCATAGCGCGGTAGCTGCGTCAGGCCGCGTACTGGGTAGCCAGTCCCTACAAACCGCCCGTCAAGCGAACACGCGCTTGTTGAATAAACTGTGGTCAAAAGGTTTGAAGAGTATTAttacactcgtagctttagttttaagtttacgaatgtggttatcgccatcatctcactaccgtgtaattcttatgtaagcatcaaaagtgccacctatgggcctatgaataaagatatttttgactttgacttagactCAGTTCAAGTTCTTTTGCatggtaaagaaaataaataaataaatattctacgacgcACATCGCCCACtcgcccctaagtaagcgtagcttgtgttatgggtactagctgttgaatatttttatgaatagaatgcagataaatacttataatatacagataaacaccatacactgaaaaacaaccatgttcatcacacaaacattttccagctgtaggaatcgaacccacggcctaggactcagagagaagggtcgctgcccactgctgtCAAATGAGTATTTGTTTGTATTGATTTCACTTAACAGAAGAGCCACAAATTGAAGTGTTTTTGTATATAACTACTTTGGTTGGAAAGAGTAGCCAGCTCTTTATACCCGTAAAAtgtatgcttttattttattatatttcatataaaaggATGCAAGCCATCTCAGACCAACAAAGATTATTAATGTCAACACCTCCGGGAATGCTATTCAAATGCTTTTAcggggtaaaaagtattttatgtctATCTTCAGGATGCAAGTCATGTATGTGAAAAATTTGATTAAGATCGGTGCATTGGCTGAGCCGAAAGTAGTTAAAAAACAATCAAGCATATACTCCTTTCACATTTCTTATAATAATGGGTTTTCAACTAAAAGCAGGTAAGTAAGagaaacttaaataaaactaaaattaaaaaa is part of the Pararge aegeria chromosome 2, ilParAegt1.1, whole genome shotgun sequence genome and encodes:
- the LOC120630850 gene encoding uncharacterized protein LOC120630850, with translation MKLLILTVAFVGVAFASPLSRTISIGPAIIDQDNSVSVGPAIVDEDIPISVGPAIVDEDSPISVGPAIVDEKSPISVGPAFVMPPFWVGPAIFSPPNSVGPAIIDQDSPISVGPAIIDESSPELSAIDGRPIVQFKIEINDVIVNQNIRQTANIGNEITVNGANSLESPESSETPETPENPEMLG
- the LOC120630859 gene encoding glycyl-glycine endopeptidase ALE-1-like, encoding MKFLLLTVAFLGVAFASPLSRAISIGPAIVEQDSPILVGPAIVDEESSISVGPAIVEEESPISVGPAIVEEENPISVGPAIVEEESPISVGPAIVEEESPISVGPAIVEEESPISVGPAIVDEENETESSGIDGNSVIQFIIKISEVIINQNIDQAANIGNKIIVNGIEKLETPDEPEKL